GCGAGTTACGCCGAGTATATGAAAAGAAAACATCAGCCGGGTTTCTGATCAGCAATAAACAAAAAATGTGAATCAAACTATCGAATCCCGGCCATAGCCGTCTTTTTGGGTGCCCTGCTCGCGAAGCGCGCTTTTTTTTCGTGATCCGGTCTTTTTCCTAAACCGAACTTCCAAAAAATCCATCCCGACATGTCTAAAAAAGCCATCCCCAAAAAAAGAGGAACATGATAAAACTTAATATACACGGGTTGAGTTAAATATTGGAACAAATTGAAAAGGTCAATACCCTTTATCCTTCAACGATATTGATGATTCCGTCCGCTGTCCTCCAGAAGCGGGGGCCGCTAATCAAGATGCAGTGGAACTTGATGAAGCTGCACCCGGTGTTGGGCGGAACGATGGGACGGTACGGATATCCGGAAGGACTGTCAGGCGAGGAAATCCCTTATCTTGCCTGCTCACAATTGCAAACATCGTACGATAAAGGCAAACCCACTGAAAAGTGGCGACGCAAAGCTACAGGGGCTTAATTGGATCAAATGCATCCAATGATGCCAGCCAGCTACCGAATACGGAGGAAACCTCCGTCTAATCAGGCATCTCTGGACGGGGGTTTCTTTTTTTTCTTGAAAGGGGTGATTTGAGTGAAGAAACGCGAAGGTTGGCCCGCACACGTTTAAACCCAAATCACGACATGAAAAGCTCTGCCTTTCCAGCAGCGGAGGTGCAAATCGATCAGCCAAGCAGGTCGTGGATGATAAGGAGGCGATTATAACAAACAAAGGAACAGGCGAACAAGCTTGTCGCTAAATGGCCGGGACGACCGTCTCATCGAAGATTGCCTGCGGTGCGAGCATACCCGTTCTCCGCGACAACAGAAATCTCAGAACTATATTACGGAGGGATGAAATTGCAGATTTTCAAACGAAAACGAAATCATATATTGAAACGCGTCGTTTCCGCAGCGCTCAGCGGACTGATGGTATTGTCGGCGTTTAGCTCTTTGCTGATGTCCCCCGATAACGTATCTGCAGCCGCGACGCCTGTGACGAGTGTGTTGCAGGCCGGTCTTAACGGGTATACGAACATGAAGAGCGCATACGCCGTTCAGAATGATCCAACTACTAATTACAACGACTATATAAACATCGGCAACTATCAAGGAGGGACAAGCCAGCAAAGATTTTCTTTCCTCCAGTTCAATCTTTCTTCCATACCGCAAAACGCAACAATTACCAGCGCTAAGTTGGAATTGTATATATTTTCGTCTCCCCCAGGAGGGAATTTTAATGCCCCGATAGCGATCCATAAGGTAACGAAGGATTGGCAGGAGAATACGCTTACCTGGAACAACGCGGTAGCCACTCCAATCTATGATTCAGCGCCGTTCTCGACGCAAATGACCAGCAGCTACGCGCTTAATTCATGGTCGCAATTCGACTTGACCGGCATGGCGCAGCAGTGGGTCAGCGGAAGTGCGGTGAATTACGGGATCATGATGCGGAGGGATACGTCCTCCGATACGACGGAATGGAACAAAGGATTTTACCACGAAGATTATGATACGCAGTCCCTTCGCCCCAAGCTGACGGTCACCTACACCGTACCGGCGACGGGCTTGACCGTCACCCCGTCACAATTGACCCTGATACAAGGGGGAAGCGGTACCCAACTGAAGGCTGACTTTACCCCGGATAATGCCACCGACCAGAATGTGACGTGGACGTCCAGCGATTCTTCGGTCGCGGCGGTGGACGCGAATGGATACGTGACGCCGGGCGCCAACCTCGGGAATGCCACGATCACAGCGACGACGGCGGACGGGTTAACGGCGACAAGCACGGTAACCGTCAGAGCCCCCGCTGCGAGCGACAAGCCGGTCACGACGACGCAGGTCGTGCTGCAGCAAGGGCTGAACGGGTATGTCGGTACAGACGATACCAGTGTCCACGAATATACGTCGTATCCTGATACGAACTGGGGCGCTTCCAACTTGACATATGTTGGACGAGTTCAAGCTTATGTGAATGACAGAAAGAGGGCGTTGCACAAATTCGACGTGTCGTCGATCCCCTCCAATGCCATTATTACAAGCGCGACGCTGGAGCTTTATCTCGTTGAAGGAGTCAACAATACCGTCTCCATGGGCGCGCGGGAGATTCTCGAGCCTTGGGTGGAAGGGAACAAGAGCGGGACTGCTGCATCGGCTGGCGAAACAACATGGAACAACCAGCCCTTATACGACGCCGCGACGGTCGACATCCAATCGGTCAGCTACACGCCTAACACCTGGAAAACCTTTACGTTGACCGGTACGGTGCGGCAGTGGGTCGAAGGCGGCAAGCCGAACTACGGCGTGGAAATTGTCGATCAAGACGAAGCTACGAATGTAGCGAACTATAAAGGATTCGCTTCCTCTGAATATTCCGACTCCACGAAGCGACCGATTCTGCGGATCAATTACTATATCCCCGCGACAGGCGTCGACGTGACGCCGTCGGCCCTTTCGCTGGTACAGGGCGGAAGCACGGGACAGCTAAGCGCGGCAGTGCTGCCGAGCACGGCAAGCAACAAGAATGTGCGCTGGGTATCGGATACGCCTGCGGTGGCGACAGTAGACCAGAACGGCGTCGTCACGCCGGTCGGTCCGGGAACGGCGATCATTACCGCTACGACGGACGACGGACACTATACGGATACGAGCACGGTTACCGTGTCGGAGCAGGATGTGAATTTAAGCAATTTGACGCTGTCGCAAGGCGCACTGACGCCGGCGTTCGACAGTGGGACGACGGACTATTCGGCGACGGTGGCCCATAGCGTGACGAGCATGCAGCTTACCCCGACGACCTCCGACCCGAACGCGACGGTGATGGTCAACGGACAGAGCGTGGCGAGCGGCAGCGCCTCCTCGCCGGTTTCCCTCAATGTGGGGGCCAATACCATTAAGGTGGTCGTAACATCGGCGGCGGGGACGATGCGCAAGACGTACTCCGTCATTGTGTACCGGCAGGCGAGCACCGATGCGGATTTAAGCAATTTGGCGCTGTCGCAAGGTACGCTGAGCCCGGCGTTCAGCAGCGGGGTGACAGGCTATTCGGCCACCGTGGCCAATAGCATCACCAGCGTGGACGTGACGCCGACGGCGGCGGACCCGGGTGCGACGGTAACGGTGAACGGCAAGGTTGTCGCCAGCGGAACGCCATCGACCGTTCCCTTGAACGTGGGCGACAATATTATCAAGGTCATCGTCACGGCGGAAGACGGGACGACGCAGAAGCTGTATACGGTGACGGTCACCCGTCCGCCGAGCAGCAACGCCGAATTAAGCGGCTTGTCGCTGTCGCAAGGAACGCTTAGCCCCGCGTTCAGCAGCGGCACGCAGAGCTACGGCGCAACCGTGGCCAACAGCGTAACGAGCGTGACGATGACGCCAACGTTGGCGGATCCGAACGCGACCGTCACGGTGAACGGACAAACCGTGGCTAGCGGCACCGCATCTGCGGCGATCCCGCTTAGTGTCGGGGATAACCCGATTAACGTCACGGTAACCGCTCAAGATGGGACGACGAAGAAGACATATACCGTGACGGTCACCCGCGCGCCCAGCAACAGCGCGGACTTGACCTACCTGTCGGTATCGGAGGGCAGCCTGGCTCCGGCGTTCGGCAGCGGCGTGGAGCAGTACACGGTGAGCGTAGCGAACAACGTGACCGGCATCACGGTCACCCCGACCCTGGCCGATCCGAACGCAACGGTGAAGGTGAACGGGACCCTGGTAGCGAGCGGTTCGGCCTCCCCGAGCCTTCCGCTGAATGTCGGGGACAACCCGATCAACGTGACGGTGACGGCGCAGGACGGCACGACGACCAAGACGTACACCGTGACGGTGAAACGCGCAGCGAGCGCGATCGCAAGCCTGAACAACCTGGCGCTGTCGCAGGGCACCTTGAGCCCGTCGTTCGGCAGCGGCGTGACGAGCTATACGGCGGCGGTGGCCAATAGCGTCAGCAGTGTGAGCGTTACGCCGACGGTAACGGATGGGAATGCAACGGTGAAGGTGAACGGAACCTTGGTGGCGAGCGGTACGGCCTCCCCGAGCATTTCGCTCAACGTCGGGGATAACCCGATCAACGTCTCCGTAACGGCGCAGGACGGGACGACGACGAAGACGTACACCGTCACGATCACCCGCGCGCCGAGCAACAGCGCGGGGTTGACGGATTTGGCCCTGTCGGACGGGACGTTAAGTCCGGCGTTCAGCATGGGAGCGACGGGTTATACGTCCACGGTGGCGAACAGCGTCTACAGCCTGACCGTGACGCCGACGACGGCCGATCCGAACGCGACGGTCACGGTGAACGGAACGCTGGTGAATAGCGGTACGGCATCGCAGGCCATTTCGCTGAATGTCGGAGACAACCCGATCGCCGTGACGGTGACGGCGCAGGACGGGACGACGCTGATGACGTATAACGTCGTGGTGACCCGCGCGGCTAGCAACAGCGCGGACCTGAGCTATCTGGCGTTGTCCGAGGGGAGCTTGAACCCGGCGTTTGCAAGCGGCGTGACAAGCTATACGGCGGCGGTCGCGAATAGCGTGGTGAGCGTGAAGGTGACGCCGACGACGGCCGATCCGAACGCAACGGTCACGGTGAACGGAAAACTAGTGGCTGGCGGCGCAGCGTCCGCTCCGATTCCGCTGAATCCGGGGGATAACCCGATTACGGTGACGGTCACGGCGCAGGACGGGACAACGACGAAAACGTACAGCCTGAACGTTACCCGCGCGGCCGGCACGAATGCGGACCTGAGCAACCTGGCCTTGTCGAGCGGAAGCTTGAGCCCGGCATTTGCGAGCGGTGTTCAGAGCTACACCGCGAGCGTGGCCAATAACGTCACAAGCGTGACGGTTACCCCGACCGCGTCGGATCTGAACGCGACGCTCACGGTGAACGGAAAAGCCGTGGCGAGCGGAGCGGCTTCGGCGGCGATCCCGCTCAGTGTGGGGGACAACCGGATCGATGTACTGGTGACGGCGGAAGACGGCACGACGGCGAAGACCTATACCGTCATTGTGACCCGCAGTGCAAGCAACAGCACGGACCTGAGCAGTCTGGCCTTATCGGAAGGCACGCTCAGCCCGGCGTTCAGCAGCGCGGTAACCGCATATTCGGCGACCGTCGCCAATGAGATCGCAAGTGTGACCGTAACGGCTGCAGCGGTGGATCCGAACGCCATCATCACGGTAGACGGGACAATCGTTTCCAGCGGCACGGCCTCGCCTCCGATTGCTCTGAAGGTGGGACAAAATCCGATCGCGGTAACGGTGACAGCACAGGACAGAGCGACCGTGAAAACGTACAATCTGGTCGTCACCCGTGCCGCAAGCACTGGCGCGGAGCTCAGCGGCCTTACTTTATCGGAAGGCACGCTCAGCCCGGCGTTCAGCAGCACGACGGCCGAATACTCGGCCACTGTAGTGAGCAGTGTCTACAGCATTACGGTCACCCCGACGGCTGCCGACCCGAATGCCAGCATCACCGTGAACGGGAAGCTGGTCGCGAGCGGAACGCCATCGTCGGCCATCGCCCTGAATCCGGGCGACAATCCGATTACGGTAGTGGTAAAGGCGCAGGACGGCACGACCCAAATGACGTATCGCGTGACGGTACGCAAGGAGGCGGGCCCTAATGCGGACCTGATCAATCTGGCGCTGTCGAGCGGAACGCTAAGCCCATCGTTCAGCAGCGGGACGCAGACCTACACGGCGACGGTGACCAATGACGTATACGCCGTGTCGGTAACGCCGACGGCGGCCGACAACGGAGCGGTCATCACGGTGAACGGAACCATCGTGGCGAGCGGAACGACATCCCGGCCGCTGCCGCTCAATGAGGGAGACAACCTCATTAACGTGGCCGTCTGGGCGCAGGATGGAACTTCGAAGACCTATTCCGTCGCTGTGTATCGCGAAGTGAGCTCGAATGCGGCCGACCTGATCAATCTGGCACTGTCGAGCGGCACGCTCAGTCCATCGTTCAGCAGCGGGATGTTGGATTATACGGCAACGGTGACCCATGACGTCTATGCCGTCTCGGTGACGCCGATGTCGGCGGACAGCGGAGCGGTCATCACGGTGAACGGAACCGCCGTGGCGAGCGGAACCGCGTCGAAGCCGGTTTTGCTGCAGACCGGCGACAATCGGATTACCGTCCTGGTAAGGACGCAGGACGGATCGCAGACGAGAAGTTACACCATCATCGTCACCCGCGAAACGGATAACGGTGCAGACCTGATCAACCTGACGCTGTCAAACGGCACACTCAGCCCGGCTTTCAGCGGCGGCATCATGAACTATGCCGCGGCGGTAGCCAATGAAGTGACCAGCGTCACCGTGACGCCGACGGCGAAAGCCGGCGCGGCGATTAAAGTCAACGGCCAAGCCGCAGCAAGCGGCACGGCCAGCG
This is a stretch of genomic DNA from Paenibacillus sp. sptzw28. It encodes these proteins:
- a CDS encoding cadherin-like beta sandwich domain-containing protein; this encodes MQIFKRKRNHILKRVVSAALSGLMVLSAFSSLLMSPDNVSAAATPVTSVLQAGLNGYTNMKSAYAVQNDPTTNYNDYINIGNYQGGTSQQRFSFLQFNLSSIPQNATITSAKLELYIFSSPPGGNFNAPIAIHKVTKDWQENTLTWNNAVATPIYDSAPFSTQMTSSYALNSWSQFDLTGMAQQWVSGSAVNYGIMMRRDTSSDTTEWNKGFYHEDYDTQSLRPKLTVTYTVPATGLTVTPSQLTLIQGGSGTQLKADFTPDNATDQNVTWTSSDSSVAAVDANGYVTPGANLGNATITATTADGLTATSTVTVRAPAASDKPVTTTQVVLQQGLNGYVGTDDTSVHEYTSYPDTNWGASNLTYVGRVQAYVNDRKRALHKFDVSSIPSNAIITSATLELYLVEGVNNTVSMGAREILEPWVEGNKSGTAASAGETTWNNQPLYDAATVDIQSVSYTPNTWKTFTLTGTVRQWVEGGKPNYGVEIVDQDEATNVANYKGFASSEYSDSTKRPILRINYYIPATGVDVTPSALSLVQGGSTGQLSAAVLPSTASNKNVRWVSDTPAVATVDQNGVVTPVGPGTAIITATTDDGHYTDTSTVTVSEQDVNLSNLTLSQGALTPAFDSGTTDYSATVAHSVTSMQLTPTTSDPNATVMVNGQSVASGSASSPVSLNVGANTIKVVVTSAAGTMRKTYSVIVYRQASTDADLSNLALSQGTLSPAFSSGVTGYSATVANSITSVDVTPTAADPGATVTVNGKVVASGTPSTVPLNVGDNIIKVIVTAEDGTTQKLYTVTVTRPPSSNAELSGLSLSQGTLSPAFSSGTQSYGATVANSVTSVTMTPTLADPNATVTVNGQTVASGTASAAIPLSVGDNPINVTVTAQDGTTKKTYTVTVTRAPSNSADLTYLSVSEGSLAPAFGSGVEQYTVSVANNVTGITVTPTLADPNATVKVNGTLVASGSASPSLPLNVGDNPINVTVTAQDGTTTKTYTVTVKRAASAIASLNNLALSQGTLSPSFGSGVTSYTAAVANSVSSVSVTPTVTDGNATVKVNGTLVASGTASPSISLNVGDNPINVSVTAQDGTTTKTYTVTITRAPSNSAGLTDLALSDGTLSPAFSMGATGYTSTVANSVYSLTVTPTTADPNATVTVNGTLVNSGTASQAISLNVGDNPIAVTVTAQDGTTLMTYNVVVTRAASNSADLSYLALSEGSLNPAFASGVTSYTAAVANSVVSVKVTPTTADPNATVTVNGKLVAGGAASAPIPLNPGDNPITVTVTAQDGTTTKTYSLNVTRAAGTNADLSNLALSSGSLSPAFASGVQSYTASVANNVTSVTVTPTASDLNATLTVNGKAVASGAASAAIPLSVGDNRIDVLVTAEDGTTAKTYTVIVTRSASNSTDLSSLALSEGTLSPAFSSAVTAYSATVANEIASVTVTAAAVDPNAIITVDGTIVSSGTASPPIALKVGQNPIAVTVTAQDRATVKTYNLVVTRAASTGAELSGLTLSEGTLSPAFSSTTAEYSATVVSSVYSITVTPTAADPNASITVNGKLVASGTPSSAIALNPGDNPITVVVKAQDGTTQMTYRVTVRKEAGPNADLINLALSSGTLSPSFSSGTQTYTATVTNDVYAVSVTPTAADNGAVITVNGTIVASGTTSRPLPLNEGDNLINVAVWAQDGTSKTYSVAVYREVSSNAADLINLALSSGTLSPSFSSGMLDYTATVTHDVYAVSVTPMSADSGAVITVNGTAVASGTASKPVLLQTGDNRITVLVRTQDGSQTRSYTIIVTRETDNGADLINLTLSNGTLSPAFSGGIMNYAAAVANEVTSVTVTPTAKAGAAIKVNGQAAASGTASAPIALQVGNNPVSVEVTSPVDGVKTYTVTVIRASAASPAPSNGGGGYFYGYTGNELTAIYVNSAVLRIGEKYQLTVEGIYANGKIETITDASFESESPSIAEVDASGAVTGKAEGTTRIAVKRGTLSASATIIVMAKVPGAEDGSNGSGSGCAQTNWTDIQHHWAQKYIEAAAQKCMIQGYSNDMFMPNVEMTRLQFAVMVARALKLKGEPDSLQAFKDREQVPAWAVSELSGAVAAGVIKGYTEGTLRPNVKISRAEMITMLMRGWNNQAAANVGTSYADDSKIPNWAKGHVAEAAKKGIVQGRLNNRFDPLSTATRAEAVVVLVRMQELTQDKP